The Pseudomonas kermanshahensis genome includes a window with the following:
- a CDS encoding dermonecrotic toxin domain-containing protein produces the protein MNPSSPTPSRNTPLHAARIGQATPPWLKAASSEAYQSLRDAQGKVPPWFEAALQDQPDIARALAQEHAQHRSHAAQVQALFASLPDLHTFASEQLTQAIKARFDLDVEVSNTYLVDARLIQTEHAIDARQAVDRATRSLLQWALHNFDADACAADGMDAPQALLKKSVVLDHRRFMGTVPLTNTVAIPAHAFAELCRTLDIGGRYHKQVYDIYYPAPTGDQGPHEAALQVYETLARAEQSAFRQSLHSAWLQGHISQGFYDAALAAPLDAPLPHTGSSLTFSLLTLWEVEIVGMAVLQLQPDSGSQNARVALYNPDDPHAPLKEYASLDTLEAALRDALLLDSHYLDNCLAARDKPSIQQKLQDRLTPMGWSTRGLHERVTDPQATLEPIPHKARYSFLGTLVTQKVARHEKDALFHAVPTWAVDLLSAKRHREAIAGKVLTTLNIAGFFVPGLGEAMLAVCIAQLGYEVYEGIESWTNDDREQAHRYLIDVMENTATLAAWAAAGYVVKEGIGAVLAGNPEAPVREIPEVDTPSFIEELEEVDLPDGDTRLWKPDLAPFAHDTPLPEGLEPDETGLYTHAGKRWLMLEGQLYAVKQAQPSNAYRIEHPRRPQAYTPALQHNGAGAWLHELDRPLAWQGLALFRRAGHLSGAFDDATATRILQACDIDEAVLRRAVADSQRLPALLEDTLIRFNLDQQIGQLPADAEPGLPGAEFETRYRQLPATQAPGASVIQHVYPQLPDAITQELLRNANPLELQQLVAGRVPLRIGQEIHLYQANVRLTRAYEGVYLQSLRNWDTDQLIVQTLGQLPGWPAEISLVLEQRQHSPIQLTRIGRPDGLGHTTIVSARAGYIVLGNDQPDARVVAHTSLYSALFEVLTAAQREALSIVDEQGLRHLVQQAPPMPRSALRKVLGMQAVRPGFRSPLRLADGRLGYPLGGMRPRVASISRHTLLSSIRQIGQHAPNPRPAEQILTALEHRALTRAEIADRLSTLLEQRDELHSRLADWRRIAALTPRQVPDDLERVLNAIAQHWYERAFLTPTDIAPPLRLERLSLNDFPLSLPDFFTSSVTGLQLIETAPENFAGWSHHGPHLNALLRQFANLRSLEISRAYRPEALPSPFQFSLPVIAQHLPALESLSLTHQNISLSSTDLDSLAGLTHLRRLDLSGNRLSEQYPPRFNEIALDYLGLDNLALDHWPEGLGFNAVTQIRHIGLRNNQITMLPRFLLDNRINLADHAVLSLQGNDLFEDDLLRVMMSEDGRASRFEVDRSEDFSARLALRLERRQLLRNAIDDYVNASSSSAPVSQAVMATRTRVATALNEFWHYQEIGLTRAALRLNDIALEHFPRLLPAFFTEQVHNLALERVSGSTAQLDGLFRQFPQVTRLSVDAYQQAEQTLPSALLRLPGLTDIALRNAGLVIDQQVINTLGRLPTLNSLDLTGNRMGLITQAPAALQTLRRLDLNAMGLEQWPSWVDSLLPLELLDLSENRLTELPAHILANLDNNFPISSILLFSNPLSDEAVMRARASSDSQHSFTFGIDLSDSMSESSTEGAMGGHFHLPFLDPAADAPNLQDWLLASDVENEALKECWDALQASGNAGNLLALVGRLRNAAPYQNGKSRVAFCARVRKVLVSAVVNPDDLALFNHQASEALLQENGDQTCHDGALLVFQNIELYIANQRLQFDAADTEGNLYRELRRLYRLQALDEIAKSETARRDEAEVRLTYRRELNTPLDLGQPEDTLRYAISASIDELAHAELQVQRGELGEDFLNFAAANAQWVQHLRQAYAGRFAEIEQSYQAQVVDLPEQFPDRPLDTLTEEFTALERSKQAREARLIRELTSFANPDRRPRSSTE, from the coding sequence ATGAACCCGTCTTCCCCTACCCCCTCGCGCAACACGCCTTTGCACGCCGCACGGATAGGCCAAGCCACCCCGCCATGGCTGAAGGCTGCCTCCAGCGAGGCGTACCAGTCGCTACGCGACGCGCAGGGCAAGGTACCGCCGTGGTTTGAAGCAGCGCTGCAGGATCAACCAGACATCGCACGCGCGCTGGCTCAGGAACATGCCCAGCACCGCAGCCACGCGGCGCAGGTCCAGGCGCTGTTCGCCTCGCTGCCAGACCTGCACACCTTCGCCAGCGAGCAACTCACACAAGCCATCAAGGCACGCTTCGACCTGGATGTTGAGGTGTCCAACACCTACCTGGTCGATGCCAGGCTGATCCAGACCGAACACGCAATCGATGCCCGACAAGCCGTCGACCGGGCAACCCGGTCGCTCCTGCAATGGGCATTGCACAATTTTGATGCTGACGCGTGCGCAGCGGATGGCATGGATGCGCCGCAGGCCTTGCTGAAAAAGTCGGTGGTACTGGACCACCGGCGCTTCATGGGCACCGTGCCCTTGACCAATACCGTGGCGATTCCCGCCCACGCGTTTGCCGAGCTGTGCCGAACCTTGGACATCGGTGGGCGCTATCACAAACAGGTCTATGACATTTACTACCCGGCCCCGACCGGCGACCAAGGGCCCCATGAGGCGGCCCTGCAGGTGTACGAAACACTCGCCCGTGCCGAGCAATCCGCGTTCAGGCAAAGCCTGCACAGTGCCTGGTTGCAGGGGCATATCAGCCAGGGCTTTTATGACGCGGCGCTGGCCGCCCCGCTGGACGCGCCTCTGCCGCACACAGGCAGCTCACTCACGTTCAGCCTGCTGACATTGTGGGAGGTCGAAATCGTCGGCATGGCAGTGCTGCAGTTGCAGCCCGACAGTGGCTCGCAAAACGCCAGGGTCGCACTGTACAACCCCGACGACCCGCACGCCCCGCTGAAGGAATACGCGTCTTTAGACACACTGGAAGCCGCTTTGCGCGACGCGCTCCTACTCGACAGTCATTACCTGGACAACTGCCTGGCGGCCCGTGACAAACCGTCGATCCAACAAAAGCTGCAAGACCGGTTGACCCCCATGGGCTGGAGCACCCGCGGCCTGCATGAGCGGGTCACCGACCCGCAGGCAACGCTCGAACCGATACCGCACAAGGCCAGGTACTCGTTTCTAGGTACCTTGGTGACACAAAAGGTGGCCCGTCATGAAAAGGACGCCCTCTTCCATGCCGTCCCCACCTGGGCCGTGGACCTGCTGTCTGCCAAGCGTCACCGCGAGGCCATCGCCGGGAAAGTACTGACCACGCTGAACATCGCGGGCTTTTTCGTCCCGGGCCTTGGCGAAGCGATGCTCGCAGTGTGCATCGCGCAGCTGGGTTACGAAGTTTATGAGGGCATCGAAAGCTGGACCAACGACGACCGAGAGCAAGCCCACCGCTACCTGATCGATGTGATGGAAAACACCGCTACCCTGGCTGCCTGGGCGGCGGCGGGCTATGTCGTCAAAGAAGGGATCGGAGCTGTGTTGGCGGGTAATCCAGAGGCTCCCGTGCGTGAAATTCCGGAAGTGGATACCCCTTCTTTTATCGAGGAACTCGAAGAAGTCGATTTGCCGGATGGCGACACTCGGTTGTGGAAGCCCGACCTTGCGCCCTTCGCCCACGATACGCCCTTGCCGGAGGGCCTTGAGCCGGATGAAACCGGGCTGTACACCCATGCCGGCAAGCGTTGGCTGATGCTGGAAGGCCAGCTCTATGCCGTGAAGCAAGCCCAGCCGAGCAATGCATACCGGATCGAACACCCGCGCAGGCCCCAGGCCTACACACCTGCCTTGCAGCACAACGGCGCCGGCGCCTGGCTGCATGAGCTGGACAGGCCCCTGGCGTGGCAAGGCCTGGCGCTGTTCCGGCGGGCCGGGCACCTTTCTGGGGCGTTCGATGACGCCACAGCAACACGAATCCTGCAGGCCTGCGACATTGACGAAGCGGTGTTGCGCAGGGCGGTCGCTGACAGCCAGCGCCTGCCCGCGCTGCTGGAAGATACCTTGATCCGTTTCAACCTGGACCAGCAGATCGGGCAATTGCCTGCGGATGCTGAGCCTGGCCTACCAGGTGCCGAGTTCGAGACCCGCTATCGCCAACTACCTGCCACCCAGGCCCCTGGCGCCAGTGTGATCCAGCACGTTTATCCACAGCTTCCCGACGCCATCACCCAAGAGTTGTTGCGCAACGCCAACCCGCTTGAGCTGCAACAGTTGGTGGCCGGGCGAGTGCCCCTGCGCATTGGGCAAGAGATCCACCTTTATCAGGCGAACGTCCGGCTAACGCGTGCGTATGAAGGGGTGTATCTGCAGAGCCTGCGCAACTGGGACACCGATCAACTGATCGTGCAGACGCTCGGGCAACTGCCCGGCTGGCCAGCCGAGATCAGCCTCGTGCTTGAACAGCGCCAGCACTCACCCATCCAGCTCACGCGTATCGGGCGGCCGGACGGGCTAGGCCACACCACGATCGTCAGCGCCAGAGCAGGCTATATCGTGCTGGGCAATGACCAACCGGATGCACGGGTGGTCGCGCACACTTCCCTGTACAGCGCGCTGTTCGAGGTACTGACTGCCGCTCAACGCGAAGCGCTGAGTATCGTCGACGAGCAAGGCCTCAGGCACTTGGTTCAACAGGCCCCGCCGATGCCACGTTCGGCCTTGCGCAAGGTGCTTGGCATGCAAGCCGTGCGTCCAGGCTTCCGCTCGCCCCTGCGCCTGGCCGATGGCCGGCTGGGCTATCCCCTCGGCGGTATGCGCCCCCGCGTCGCGAGCATTTCACGGCACACCTTGCTCAGCTCGATTCGGCAGATAGGCCAACACGCCCCCAACCCCCGGCCTGCCGAGCAGATTCTCACCGCATTGGAGCACAGGGCCCTCACCCGCGCCGAGATCGCAGACAGGCTCAGCACCTTGCTGGAACAACGCGATGAGCTGCACAGCCGGCTGGCCGACTGGCGGCGAATAGCGGCACTGACGCCTCGTCAGGTCCCGGATGATTTAGAGCGAGTATTGAATGCAATCGCTCAGCATTGGTACGAGCGCGCGTTCTTGACGCCCACCGACATCGCGCCCCCCCTTCGCCTGGAACGCCTGTCGCTGAACGACTTCCCGCTCAGCCTGCCGGACTTCTTCACGTCCAGCGTCACTGGCCTGCAATTGATCGAAACAGCCCCCGAAAACTTCGCCGGCTGGAGCCACCACGGCCCCCACCTCAATGCCCTGCTGCGACAGTTTGCAAACCTTCGGTCGCTGGAGATCAGCCGCGCCTACCGGCCTGAGGCCTTGCCTTCGCCGTTTCAGTTCAGCCTGCCGGTGATTGCCCAACACCTGCCAGCGCTGGAATCGCTGAGCCTGACCCATCAGAACATCTCGCTGTCATCGACCGACCTCGACAGCCTGGCCGGGCTCACTCACCTGCGCCGGCTGGACCTGAGCGGCAACCGATTGTCCGAGCAGTATCCGCCGCGTTTCAACGAAATCGCACTGGACTACCTGGGCCTGGATAACCTGGCGTTGGACCATTGGCCAGAAGGCTTGGGCTTCAACGCCGTGACCCAAATACGTCACATTGGGCTGCGCAATAATCAGATCACGATGCTGCCACGCTTCTTGCTGGACAACCGAATCAACCTCGCCGATCACGCTGTGCTCTCACTGCAGGGCAATGACCTGTTCGAGGATGACCTGCTGCGCGTGATGATGAGCGAAGATGGCCGCGCCTCCCGCTTTGAGGTGGACCGCAGCGAAGACTTCAGCGCCCGCCTGGCCCTTCGGCTGGAACGTCGCCAGCTACTACGCAACGCCATCGACGACTACGTGAACGCCTCCAGTTCCAGCGCACCGGTCAGCCAAGCCGTGATGGCCACCAGGACCCGTGTGGCAACGGCGTTGAACGAGTTCTGGCATTACCAGGAGATCGGTCTGACGCGGGCAGCCCTGCGCCTGAACGACATTGCGCTCGAGCATTTTCCCAGGCTGTTGCCGGCATTTTTCACCGAACAGGTGCATAACCTTGCGCTTGAGCGGGTAAGCGGCTCCACCGCCCAGCTCGACGGGCTGTTCCGTCAGTTCCCACAGGTGACGCGCCTGTCTGTAGATGCCTACCAGCAGGCGGAGCAAACACTGCCTTCGGCCCTGCTACGACTGCCCGGGCTGACTGACATTGCCTTGCGCAACGCTGGCCTGGTGATCGACCAGCAGGTGATCAATACGCTGGGGCGCTTGCCCACGCTCAACTCGCTGGACCTCACGGGCAACCGCATGGGGCTGATCACACAGGCGCCGGCAGCGCTGCAAACGCTGCGCCGCCTCGACCTGAACGCCATGGGCCTGGAGCAGTGGCCGAGCTGGGTGGACAGCCTGCTGCCGCTTGAGCTGTTGGACCTCAGTGAAAACCGCCTCACCGAATTGCCTGCGCACATCCTGGCCAACCTCGACAACAACTTTCCCATCAGCTCGATCTTGCTGTTCAGCAACCCGCTCAGCGACGAAGCCGTCATGCGCGCTCGCGCGTCCTCGGATAGCCAGCACAGCTTTACCTTTGGCATCGACCTGTCGGACAGCATGAGCGAGTCCTCGACAGAAGGCGCGATGGGCGGCCATTTCCACTTACCCTTCCTGGACCCCGCTGCCGATGCGCCCAACCTGCAGGACTGGCTGCTCGCCTCGGACGTCGAAAACGAAGCCCTGAAAGAGTGCTGGGACGCCCTCCAGGCATCGGGCAATGCCGGAAACCTTCTGGCGCTGGTAGGCCGCCTGCGCAATGCCGCCCCTTACCAGAATGGCAAAAGCCGTGTGGCGTTCTGCGCACGGGTGCGCAAGGTGCTGGTGAGTGCGGTGGTCAACCCGGACGACCTTGCGCTGTTCAACCATCAGGCCAGTGAGGCACTGCTGCAGGAAAACGGCGACCAGACCTGCCACGACGGCGCCTTGCTGGTGTTCCAGAATATCGAGCTGTATATCGCCAACCAGCGTTTGCAGTTCGATGCCGCAGATACCGAGGGCAACCTCTATCGGGAACTGCGCCGTTTGTATCGCCTGCAGGCACTGGATGAAATCGCCAAAAGCGAGACTGCCCGCCGGGATGAAGCAGAGGTGCGCCTCACCTACCGACGCGAGTTGAACACCCCGCTTGACCTCGGCCAACCCGAGGACACCCTGCGCTACGCGATCAGTGCCAGCATCGATGAGTTGGCGCATGCTGAACTGCAGGTCCAGCGCGGCGAGCTTGGCGAGGATTTCCTGAATTTTGCCGCCGCCAACGCTCAGTGGGTCCAACATTTGCGGCAGGCCTACGCCGGTCGCTTTGCTGAAATCGAGCAAAGCTACCAGGCTCAGGTAGTGGACCTGCCGGAGCAGTTTCCGGACAGGCCCCTCGATACCCTTACCGAGGAATTCACGGCCCTGGAGCGAAGCAAGCAAGCGCGCGAGGCACGCCTGATTCGCGAACTCACCTCGTTCGCCAATCCAGACCGCAGGCCACGTTCCTCGACTGAGTAG